The following nucleotide sequence is from Strigops habroptila isolate Jane chromosome Z, bStrHab1.2.pri, whole genome shotgun sequence.
AAAATAAGCAGCGGGACAGCAGCCTGGCCAAGCCGGAGCGTCCAAAAGCCCTGAGTCAGGCAACAAAAACAGTCATGGGACGtgtcactgaagggaaaaaaaaaaaaagagagatattGGCCTTTTGCTCTTCTCCAGCACAGGGAAGctgatttcttctcctctcaggaaggagaaaatccATGCCCTCAGAGCAGCCACAGGACTTGTGGATCCAGAGTGCAAtgcagggctggcagaggagttttcccacttttttcTACTTAAATTAAAGGAGATGTTACAAGCACGAGgtttccctgctcctggcatGACCTCCTGTTGCACTGACCATGCTTGGGGCTGTTCACATCCTCTCGCCAGGCTGCACCACCATGGTGTGTGCTGGTTGTCACTCAGTCAGTGTTTTCCAAGGCAGAtcatgtggggtttttctgcAGAATGCATGGAAAACACCCTCTTCCTTTGACTAGAATGTGTGTGTTTGATCCCAAATCCACCAACTCCACGCAGGGCACAGTGTCTGTGTCCTCaggctgtgccagcactgctACTCCTGGTTTGGGCAGCGTTGTCCCTTCATCCCAGGGATGCAGGTAGCATGATCCCATTATCAGTTCAAGGAGCATcacacagcacaggctgccccAAGGATGCTCTGGACACAGTGACATTGGAGGACCTGGCTCCTCTGCAACTTAATGCCACGTTGTCTCTGGGATGCTGCCATTGCTGGGTGGCTCTGCTGGATCCCCAGGGAGGGATAAGGCTGCCCCTCTCCAGGAATCATGGATCACCTGTGCCATGGCGCTATATCTCCTTGCACAATCTGCTGCAACACCCATGGGGAAAGGATTGCTTTCTTCCCAAGCCCTGGGTGCCAAGCTGGCCAACTCACAACTTGGCGAAAGGGGAACCTGCAGCTTGCTAGGTGGCCTCGTGATTCACAGTGGAAAATAAGACCTTGCCCAACCGCACAAGCTCTGATCCAGAGCTGTAAATCCCAGCCGGAGGCGGCGTTCCTGGTCTGGCATGGGATGTCAGGGACGGACACTGCAGCAGAGGCATTggtgcagctctgtgcctgcttGAGGTGCCcaggaggggacatgggggtgtCCCTTGGGGGTGCAGGAGGTGGAAGAGTGGCAGCAGATACAACCCAACTCAGCCCCAGAGCCCACCGGCCCTGGAAGCAGCCACAGCCTCCACTGCCTGTGCCGCCTTCCTGACAtagggctgcaggcagggaagggatgtgCACCGGGGTGCTTGGCAGAACAGGTTTTGCCATGCTGCCCGGTGCCCTGTGCACAGCCATGGCCAGCCTGGCTCCGGCACTCACCCTCCTGAGCATCCCGCATGCACCATCAGTGCCTGATGCTGAGATGGGGATGAGCTGGAAGGGGCATCCTGGGCATACACCCTGAGCAGGAACCCAAAATAGGCTGGCAGGGCGTCCCCTTTGAGGGAAGCACCTGTGTGGGACAGGCGTGAAGAGTCCCATGGCAGCGCAGCGCCCTGTAAATGAATGTGTTGCTCCAGAGAGAGGCTGAGGTAAGCCAGTCAGCCACCAAGCATGGTGCCAACCCCTCTCCCAGGCACAGAGCCCACAGGGATGCTCACGCCTGGACCACTGGCCTtaggaaagaagaggagagaaactTTTTCCAGCATCACCCGCAGATGGTACAAACCCACCGCCAAGTAACAGCATGGCTTCCCCGTGGTGCTGCCAAGTTACTGTTAGGAATCAGCCAGTGATGGCCAGGAGAGCTCaccacagcaggctgcaggtTCTGCTGGATGTcccaccagcaccacagcaTCATCAGCCCACCCTGGGTCACCCCCCCCAAGGGGACCACATTGGGTCCTCACCTCCAGGAGCCTCTGGTGTCACCCATGGCACATCCCAAGAGGGTGggatgggcagagctgctgtgggggCAGATGTGCCACGGGGCTTTGCTGCCTGCGCCCAGGAGCCGCCACTTTGGGATGCCACTGAGCCAGGGCTGGCAAATGCCTCGGGATGGGGCTTGCACAAGCGGGGAGGGGTTGGCAAGCAGCGCCCGTGGGTGTAGCAGACATGTGGGATACAGGGATGCCGCCCTTGGGGTGCTTAGAGCATGGCACAGGGGGGCTCTGATGCTGAGACAGCCCCTGAGGAGGTGCAGAACATACCGGTTCTGGGAGGCCCTGCCTTCACTCAGCTCATCcctggggagcaggcagcaaacCCTCCTCACCTCGGGGTAACACACCCCACCACCCCGGAGCATCCCTTCCCAGCACGCCTgaatggggaaactgaggcacagagactGGCAGTGAtggaaaagcacagcagcatcaAAGGGATGGGAGGCGGGGGGAAAGAGCAAGCAAGTGGAGGCAGTTAGTCACCTGCAGGGACCGAACGGAGAGGAGCAACTCAGTGAGAAAAGGCAGtgggagaagagcaggaggcGTGCCAAGAGCATCCCACGCCACCGGCTCACCACGCCGCCGCTAAAAATAGACTCTGTGTTGGCTACTGACATCTGTacaagaaatgcagttttccagGCTCCCGGCAAGGACGCTCCCACGGCCTGACCAGCACCAAACCCAGCACCTGAGAACCAAGTCCAGGACCGTGACCTGCTGCTCAGCATCATTGCAGAGCCCACACGGGACTGGGGAGCAGccaaagaggaagggaaaataacaaACCCAAGCCAANNNNNNNNNNNNNNNNNNNNNNNNNNNNNNNNNNNNNNNNNNNNNNNNNNNNNNNNNNNNNNNNNNNNNNNNNNNNNNNNNNNNNNNNNNNNNNNNNNNTGATGGTGTTGAGGAAGTGTGTGACAGCAGCATTGTCCTCACTGAAGCAGGCTGGCAGGCCCATCACGGACTTCTGCGCTTGCCCCTTGCGAGCGAACTGGGTGGCGTGCTCCCGGAGATGCTCGTTGTACATCCACACGTCTGAGATCTCCTTCAGGCACATCCCGCAAGCCCACAGACCTGCTTTGTTTTTGGCATGCTTCTCCTTCAGATGgtccctcagctgctccctgGAGCTGAATTTGCGCTGCACACACATGTAGCAGGTAGGTGGAGGGGAAGGGTTATGGGAGAGCTTGTGGAAGTCCAGCTCCCCCAATGTCAGGAACCACTGGAAGCAGACTTTGCATTTGTACTGCTTGTCTTTGGTCTTGATGGTCATCTCACTGCGGTTCTTCCCCAGTTTCCCATCTTCTTGCTTACTTCTGTGCTTGCTGGGCTGGCCTGGCTTCGGCTTGAAACTCTCAGCATTGTCCTCCCCATGGCCAGGAAGATCTTCACAAGAGCCATAGAAGCACATGTCTCTCATTTTCAACTTTGCATTCAGCATCTCAATGTCGATGGTATGAAATTCAGGAGAGCCTGAATCTTCATTAGCCTTGTCATCATAAGGCTCCTCTGCCAGGTTGGGGGGCTCAGAGCTCACTTCTCTGAGCGAGCGCTCAACCTCAAGGTCCATCAGAGGCTCAAACATGTCCTCAGCAGAAAggctttctccctctttctccagACTCCCCCAGATGTTCAAGCTGGGGACGTTGTCTTGGCTGTTTTGGCACAAGAAGGTTAGCATGTTGTCTTCCAGGTCAATGTCCTCCTTCCTTTGGTCGGTCTTCTCATGGTCCAACCTTGGCGCAATGCTGTTAGATCCACAGGGAGCAGCATCTCCACTCTTCACCTTGCTGCTGTGACACATGTTTAGCATTAAAGCATCGTCAACAGAGATGGTTTCGTAATCACAAGTGTCCTCCCTGGTGACACAGAAAGAGCTGGTTTCACTGAGATCAGAAGCTAATCGCATGGAGAAGAGGTCGATCGCACCTGATGGCTGGAGGTTTACCTCTGTGGTGGGCTTGGGTTTCTTGCTGCGCTTCCCGTACACCCGCGTGCACTTCCTCCGGACAAACTGGTCATCCCTGGGAAACAGTTGGGAGAATGTGGAGTCATCATCAAACAGGCTCTGGAGGTCCGAGACGGCTGCACTCTCCATGCAGTGCTCGCTACCCGGTGCCACGTCTGCCTTGGCCCACTGCTTtggctctgcaggaggagggctGGTCTGTGGCATGCTCTGCAGAGCGCCTTTACCAGGAACCTGTTGGTTGGTTTCTGAATCACACATCTCCAGAAGCAAACCCtcttcagcaggagctgtggcacCCTGCAGGGCACCACTCTggttcccagtgctgctgcctaCCACAGCACTGCCTCCTGTCTCAGCATCCATCTCCTCTGTGCCATCAGCACCATGATGCTGCTCTTTGCCTACCTTACCCAATCCGTTTACCACTTGCTGCACAAACCCGCTAACCCATCTCTTGCAAGCCTGCATGTCTTCCACTCCATTTGGATCTTCCACCTCCACAGCACAGGTTACCATGCCTGTTACTGAATCCTTGCTGGTCATCTCCTTTGAAGACACCATCCTGTCGCCCAGGTCCTCTGCAAGCTCAGCTGCACAAGGGGACTGTTTGGCTTTTTGAGAGTGCTGTGTTGAGTTGGACCTATTTTGCTCCTCTGTGGTGATGCAACCACCTGGCTCATGCAAGTCCTCCATGATCATGGGCAGACTGGAACtcaggacagcagcaggaggacTTGCACTCTTCTCCATCTCACATGGACCATCAGGCTCATTTCTGCTGGGAAATACCTTTGCTTTCCTTCGCCTCACTTTCCTGTTTAGCTTCTTTTCAGAATTGCCGTTTACCTCTCCAGGTTCTTTGCTTTGGCTCCTTCTgcccttttctcccttcctgccttGCCGTCCTGAGTCCAGCTTCCCAGCCGCTGTCTCACCTGCTCCCCTCGTCTCTGAGCGCGATCCCTTTGCCTTCATCTCCCTCTGCAGAACACGTGTGCGGTGCAGCTCCTGGGACATCTCAAAGGAGATCACACTGAGGTCACTGAGCACTCTGCTGACCACTTCTTGCATCTGTGAGCTGGGCTCTTTCTCCAGGTCTGGGCATATTTTCTTGGGGTTCTGTTCAATGTTGTTGGCTGGCATCTGTGGGCTGTCAGTTTTGTCTTTGATCGAAGACTTCAGGCTCCTCCTGGGCACCTTTTGGGCTGCTTTCAATGTGTTGTCTGCAGGAATCAAAGTGGACCTGGCAGTCTTGCTGGGCTGTGGCACGCCACCATTCTTCACCTGGTGCTTGACAGCTTTGTGCCTGGTCAGCCCAGGCTTGGACCGGAAAGTAGCTGAACAAATGTCACAGGTCACCGGGAGCCcatttggcttcttttctttgtgaagtTCATTTTGGGGAGGGTTTGGAGTACTGTTAGGTGCGTTGCCCTCTCCTTGGCCCATACTGGTTAATACACAGCTGTCAACTTCTCCAGCCCCATCGCTTTTTGGTTTCTCCCCTTTTAAACTCTTTCCTCCACTCTCTGCGGTTTTGGAAAGACCAAGTCTCATCTCTGTTGAAAACTCGTGGCCATTTAATTCAGCAGGTCCAAGGTCTCCAGTCCTTGTAAGACCTTTGCTGACAGCTGCTAGCCCTTGCTGAACAACAAAACCATTGGACAAAGCCTCTGGTTCACTTTGATGCGTATTTCCATCATCAGAGCAGCTTTCAAGCCTGTTCACTTGATTCAGGTTTACCTCTCTTTCTCTGAATGGCAGAACCTCTGTTGTGGGCTGGGTTGGATCATCTTGGCTTTCTGGAAGAATGGAGTTAATGACTGTATCTGTGATGGTGCatgcttggttttctttaaaatgagaacTTGACATCACAGCACTGGTGCTTTCAGGTACCTCTTTCCCAAGGCCCTTTTGGTTGAAAGGAGGTGAGCAGGGAAGAGAGCAGTCCTTCTGGGCACCATCCATCTCCAAGGCAGAACCCCCCAGACCATCAGAATGCATCAGAGCTGCAGGTCTTGCCCTCCCTTCTCTTTCAGGTGATCTATAGTTACCCAAAATGCGGTCGGGGAGGTGACGGTGACCATCCTCAACCACTTCCATTGGCATGGCCCCACAGTGATGCAGTGAGGGAGGAAAGGTGGGTGCCCTTTTCCATGTCCCTTGCTCTCCTGGGCTCTCGGTGGGTTGATGGGTGTGATGGCTGTTTGCCTCGGGAGGGCACCTCATCATGATGAGTGAACTCGATGGGTTAAGCAGGGATGGGCCATATTTATTCTCATCTGAGGGCTGAGGCTTGAAGATGGGGACGTCTCCTCCCTCGGCCCCACCACTTTGCAAGCCTTTGGAGTGAGAACAATCGGTTGGCGAGGGCAGGCTGGCCAGAGATTCTCTTGTGTAATGACAGCCACTGAGGGGCTTCTTGCCATTTCCTTCTCTGGGAACCTTTGCActggctgtgctggtttttGTCTCTGGCACCAAGCAGTGATCCTGGTGGAGATCCTTCTTGGAGGTACCCGGGGGACTGGTGGGACTTGTGGGAGCAAGGGGCTGTGTCCCCTGCCCTATCTGGTTCCTTTCcattctctctgctgctgcactgcccaGTGTGTTTCTCTCAAGCAAACTACAGTTTAAATGAGATTGCCCATGTTCTTTAAATGCCAaggttgctttgtttttgtcttGCTCCTGTTCTTCCATGGGCTGATCAGCTTTCTTTACTTGCCCTAGCAGTAAGGTCGCTGCTGTGTTTTTGAGTGACGAGAGGTCATTACGCTCTCGGGAAACACCATCTGCACGGATATTAATGTCACTCGGATCTGCGTGTTCATTTGCtaagtgctgcagctctgttaCATTATTTTGCAGCTCTGGCCTTGCAAACGTAGATTGTTTTGCATGGAAAGAACCCATTGAACCGAAAGACTCTAGCTTGCACCCACCAGGGAAAATTACAGCCTCTTTTGCTGGGGTAGCAATATTTTCCATGTTGCCTCCAACAGGGACGTTACCCTCCCCTTGGCCAGGGCAGGATGCCCGATTTTCCCCTTCCAAGGCACCACTGTTCTCCTCTTTCTGCTCTGGCTGGATGCGTGTGGTGGTAGAGGGGTGGCTGGGAGCAAGCAGCATGGGGAAGCACGGCATCAACAGCTCCTCTTCGTTGCTCTTCACTGTTCGAGCAAcaaagagctggagctgctgcagagggttGGCCGCCGTCTCCTGGGATGACAACATCTTCTGGGAGTCACAGCCACTCTCCTTGGGCACACTCAACATATCGAACAGCAGCACTTTTTGCTTGCTGGCTTTGTCTCGGGGTCCAGGGCCCGGATGGGTGGTGGggctcttcctttcctctgtttcttccaTCAAAACGGACCCACCACCATCCCCATTGAAGTCCACAGCACTTTGTGCCATTTTGGGTGATTCGGGCCTGTTTAAGGGTCGATCTTCTGTATCTGGGACCTCTTTGGTGTGAGGTGAAAGGGTGAGATCCAAGGCCGGGGCAGACACCTGCTGAAAGTCAAATCCAGGCTTATGGTTTGAATGATGGGCATCAAACTTCCCCAGTTCTGCAGCATCAGCGaagctttcatttgttttccctggCACAGGGAAGCTCTCAGCGCCACGCTGGCATGGCAGGGATGTCAGGGGATCTTTGGTTGCTTCTACTGCCTCTAGGGTCTTGGGGAACATGGGGTTGGTGGCAATAGGAGGGCTTTTAGTCCCAGGGTCTGTGTAGATGGACGCCTCTCTTTGGTCTGGTGTGTGTGAGCCAGGTAGACCTTTGGAGGAAGAtccattttccatctttccagGGTCACTTTCCTTTGCAGCCACAGTTACCTGGAGCTGCTCACCACTGTCTTTGGAGCAGAAATGGTCCGTGGTGAGCGGGGCTGGCACACAGATCCCTGACTCGAGTGAGCCCAGCTCCACCGGGCAGGGCCAGGGCTCCCTCGGTCTCTCATAGTCCCCATGGGCACTTGTGCCAGCTGGCTTCTCACCTCCCAACCTCTCCCCAACACAGAGGCTTGGCCTGCCCAGATCATGTGCCAAAAACAGTCCTTTCTCATGGCCTGCCCCTTGCTCACCCGGCAGAGGAGGGAACCGCTCCGCAGCCTGTCCCCGCAGATGTGCAGCAACATGTTGCTCAGGTTTCTGAAGGACGACGGGTGCCTCATGGTCCATCTTGCTGGTTTGCAATTGACTCTCCAGCTCTGTGACTAATCGCTTGATCTCCAGCTCATCGTCTGATATGTTGTTCATAAAGTTCACGTTATAATCCGTTATCCTGTCCGGCAGCGGCAGGGAGAGTTGGCCGGTGGGGACAGGTCCTTCCTCAGGAAACTTCTTAGCTAGTGGCTTCTCCACTGAAAGGCTGTGGAACTGAGTCATGTCTTCTGGCAGCATCGGAGCCACCTCCTCCATGAGAGACCAGTCTTTCTCTGGCATGAATGGTGGATATGGTTGCTCAAATGGCAGCGGCTTGCTGGGGGGATTGCCAGGACAGGTAAATGCTGTCACAAAACCGTCCTTGCTTGCAGAAACACCTTCATACAGCGGTGGATCAAACTCAGTGACAGGAAGCTCTCCAAATATTGAAGAGGAATCAAAGCTGAGAGGGGAGGAGACCTTGCCCTGTGACGTTTCTGTGGTGTAAGGAGAGATGCTGGCATGCTTCTGCTCTAAGGAGCTGGTGTTGATGTCATCCTGGCATAGGTACATGTCATCCATGTGCGAggagcccagggctgggggctTTGGGAAAAGGTTGCCATCATAGTGCCCAGGAAGGCCTTTAGGTTCAAAAAATGTGTTGTCACTGCCGATGTATGGATTGGGCACCTTGGCAGTGAGCATTATCCCCACTGCATCCATCCCGTATGTGGCAACCAGTGCGGGATAGTCCTTCCGACTGTCACTGAGCCCGTGTGCCTTCGAGTATTTGATGCTCATTTCTGAGTAGGCAGCACTTGCATTGCCAGGACTAGCTTCGTTACCACTGTGGGATGGAGCAACTAGCTCTTCTGCATGGTACTTCAATCCATCACTCTTGAAAGGGCCAAACTGATGGCTCTGGTTGACCACGGTCAGCTCAGGTGAGTCCTGAGCCTCCAGGGTGGATTCTCCTTCCTCACCCATggcctttgctgcttctttggcCTCTTCTGCCCCCTCCTTACAGGAGAGTCCAGTGGGGCTCTTGCCCGAGGTGGCCATGCTGGGCCTTTCCTGGGGCTGTGCTAATGGCTTCTCCTTTGCACAGTCCATTGCAGCAACATCTAGTTCAATACTGGGACATGTCCTGGAGCCCGATGGCAAAGATTTGGCTGAACCAAACCGCCTGCTCCCCTTGGGAAAGTCCTCTTTgctcttcttgctcttcttcGGGCTCCTGTCCCTGGGAGGGCTGAGCGGAGTCTTTGGCGTGCGTGCCGGGCTGCCCGAGCTCCTTCTCCTCTGTGTGCCTCCCTTCTCACTGCCTGAACCGGCCCCATCAGCATGGGATGGGCTGGTTCCCATCTCACTGGGCACGCTACCGCTGTGGTTGCTGCCAGTAGATGACTGGCTGCTCCGTCTTGGGCCTCTGGCAGCACAATCCTCTTTCTCAGCACCCTCCTGGCTTGGGACCCCACTGTGCTCCTGTGCATCCCTTTTCTGACTGTCTTTTTTCCGGCCGTAGCTCCAGGTGGGGTCTTTCTCTTTGACTCTCTCACCTCTTCCCGGGCGTTTCTTGGTAAAGCTGTATTTGGTTCTCCCAACGAATCCTGTGCCacgcttcttcctcccccggAGCTTGCTGCACTCTGCCCCATCATCATCCGAGTCGGAGACGTAGTCGTACTCCCGAAACCTGCCCTCCTTGGTGGCCGGCATCAGCCTCTCATTGACCTGGGGGCACTGTGCCTGCTTGCTGCTCTTCACCTGCAGCTTATGCAGCTTGTTCTTCTGTTGCACAATCTTGTGAATGAGCTCCTTGCTCCACGTCCCACTTCGGGGCTTCCGCTTCTTCAGGTCCTTCATGGAGAACCGGGATGGCTTGGAGCTCTTGGTGCCAGTGCCTGGCCCCACCTCACTCTTTGCTGGATGCTCATGGCTGAGCTTCCTCGGATGCTTTTGGCTGGAGGTGGATTtggaggaggtggtggctgGTGGGATGCTGTTCTTCCTGCCTGCCCGCAGCCTGGCTgtcctctctgctcctgctgccccgGGATCTGGCTCCTGGGCTGCCAACCTCTGTGCTGCCCTCCCCTTGTGAAGGTGCTGCTTTCCTGCCACTCTCTTTGCTTGATCCCCACCATCTTCATAAAAATAGCCAACCTTGGACTGGCTCCCTGCCTTCTCCtccactgctgcctgctttgaTTTGCTCTCTGAGGCCAGGGCTTCCTTTGCCTTTTGGGACATCCCACTGCTGGCCACCTTCACGCCCGTCAGCTCGTCATCAGCAAACACATCTATGAAGCTGCTGTCGATCTCTGGGTTATCTGACTGGTAGCCCAGGCCGTTGAGGGCTTCAGTGATCAGGCTGTCCAGCTTGGCATCGTCAATGTCCAGGTCTGAGGCAGTGAGTGGCAGCGAGCTGTTGGCAAGGCCATTGAAAAGGCCACCCTTCAGAGCATCTTCCTTGCCCTCGCTTTTGCTATCCCCACCTAGCAAGAAGTCATCGCTCTTGTTTAATGCCAACAAATGTGCCTGGGTGTCTGGAGAGAGCCCCAGGCTGGTGGGCTTGGGAGGCTCCGGAGGGAGCGTTTTCCGCCC
It contains:
- the ZNF469 gene encoding zinc finger protein 469; the encoded protein is MTGETQHVYTIGDIEAGPKDPDKDFGFEGCGEKDGRALGGESTSPFPNPKDKEPHSQREAVIRPQQAGKIDFKSLHRKPKFGNDGAWGEDKRSPQSPPGKGRSRERSRRSGKGERGHHQLYRLSIAGTRPNPTIGIAYPQQKVTPPKEPEANHGPVAGSYRFHVPSIPQREAELQQEELSFSRCFSDASAGRTSTNYTSQPAPSHGPKGQPPAAGIPLKSPGTNGQLHYLEFQANKADSWPSPEKSFAGASYGISVQKPSSFPEGSKAGAQALGALPCQYPFQLLHDVGKEPYRSDAGSQEYLDVGLATGQLAHGAFAFHSSSREWQEEVLSSGSYENVSPEGRLYGLPTPPTPFLHPPPPPAPHHGPLPCCKGRSEHPTDSNGALSSSGAIDQNPSTFQENQAVFPSSLHSSSMPKPVGKRQASAKDSVPSPRVMVQSSPLRRNMPPNSLSQVHFQSKAYCSSPAGSVSTGSVPFETSIPTTAPTHPRLVQAWEGATKAFSPMDQNSAPYSNLLGNQFSFECQSGPEQRQHRQKNARMPWQQIHLTSAMPGQNRLELSRQITSQKLPFPVGTSEWQGNGKTQKGPPVNNSPGYHSKKLLTGESLGVQRGDPNSTGSFPFESGKEPGSPVCDSRSKALFYSMGQAGPPPSRSSSGSALVLPPSALVAASPCESPLPSPVPNPTCGSTCSSLSPMSSSPLNPGFEDSQMSGALTPSPFFQHPCHPKDSNKTFQPSDVLSSSSLHYHPQDSVKSFHFPPDALKDNNLLKCAPASPFHKPSIEVAKGCSDGLDGEQPPPPYSSHHLLASSLSSASLDQLDVLLTCKQCDQNYSNLSSFLQHRQFCTSHPNPQGEGKDALRAAEGRKTLPPEPPKPTSLGLSPDTQAHLLALNKSDDFLLGGDSKSEGKEDALKGGLFNGLANSSLPLTASDLDIDDAKLDSLITEALNGLGYQSDNPEIDSSFIDVFADDELTGVKVASSGMSQKAKEALASESKSKQAAVEEKAGSQSKVGYFYEDGGDQAKRVAGKQHLHKGRAAQRLAAQEPDPGAAGAERTARLRAGRKNSIPPATTSSKSTSSQKHPRKLSHEHPAKSEVGPGTGTKSSKPSRFSMKDLKKRKPRSGTWSKELIHKIVQQKNKLHKLQVKSSKQAQCPQVNERLMPATKEGRFREYDYVSDSDDDGAECSKLRGRKKRGTGFVGRTKYSFTKKRPGRGERVKEKDPTWSYGRKKDSQKRDAQEHSGVPSQEGAEKEDCAARGPRRSSQSSTGSNHSGSVPSEMGTSPSHADGAGSGSEKGGTQRRRSSGSPARTPKTPLSPPRDRSPKKSKKSKEDFPKGSRRFGSAKSLPSGSRTCPSIELDVAAMDCAKEKPLAQPQERPSMATSGKSPTGLSCKEGAEEAKEAAKAMGEEGESTLEAQDSPELTVVNQSHQFGPFKSDGLKYHAEELVAPSHSGNEASPGNASAAYSEMSIKYSKAHGLSDSRKDYPALVATYGMDAVGIMLTAKVPNPYIGSDNTFFEPKGLPGHYDGNLFPKPPALGSSHMDDMYLCQDDINTSSLEQKHASISPYTTETSQGKVSSPLSFDSSSIFGELPVTEFDPPLYEGVSASKDGFVTAFTCPGNPPSKPLPFEQPYPPFMPEKDWSLMEEVAPMLPEDMTQFHSLSVEKPLAKKFPEEGPVPTGQLSLPLPDRITDYNVNFMNNISDDELEIKRLVTELESQLQTSKMDHEAPVVLQKPEQHVAAHLRGQAAERFPPLPGEQGAGHEKGLFLAHDLGRPSLCVGERLGGEKPAGTSAHGDYERPREPWPCPVELGSLESGICVPAPLTTDHFCSKDSGEQLQVTVAAKESDPGKMENGSSSKGLPGSHTPDQREASIYTDPGTKSPPIATNPMFPKTLEAVEATKDPLTSLPCQRGAESFPVPGKTNESFADAAELGKFDAHHSNHKPGFDFQQVSAPALDLTLSPHTKEVPDTEDRPLNRPESPKMAQSAVDFNGDGGGSVLMEETEERKSPTTHPGPGPRDKASKQKVLLFDMLSVPKESGCDSQKMLSSQETAANPLQQLQLFVARTVKSNEEELLMPCFPMLLAPSHPSTTTRIQPEQKEENSGALEGENRASCPGQGEGNVPVGGNMENIATPAKEAVIFPGGCKLESFGSMGSFHAKQSTFARPELQNNVTELQHLANEHADPSDINIRADGVSRERNDLSSLKNTAATLLLGQVKKADQPMEEQEQDKNKATLAFKEHGQSHLNCSLLERNTLGSAAAERMERNQIGQGTQPLAPTSPTSPPGTSKKDLHQDHCLVPETKTSTASAKVPREGNGKKPLSGCHYTRESLASLPSPTDCSHSKGLQSGGAEGGDVPIFKPQPSDENKYGPSLLNPSSSLIMMRCPPEANSHHTHQPTESPGEQGTWKRAPTFPPSLHHCGAMPMEVVEDGHRHLPDRILGNYRSPEREGRARPAALMHSDGLGGSALEMDGAQKDCSLPCSPPFNQKGLGKEVPESTSAVMSSSHFKENQACTITDTVINSILPESQDDPTQPTTEVLPFREREVNLNQVNRLESCSDDGNTHQSEPEALSNGFVVQQGLAAVSKGLTRTGDLGPAELNGHEFSTEMRLGLSKTAESGGKSLKGEKPKSDGAGEVDSCVLTSMGQGEGNAPNSTPNPPQNELHKEKKPNGLPVTCDICSATFRSKPGLTRHKAVKHQVKNGGVPQPSKTARSTLIPADNTLKAAQKVPRRSLKSSIKDKTDSPQMPANNIEQNPKKICPDLEKEPSSQMQEVVSRVLSDLSVISFEMSQELHRTRVLQREMKAKGSRSETRGAGETAAGKLDSGRQGRKGEKGRRSQSKEPGEVNGNSEKKLNRKVRRRKAKVFPSRNEPDGPCEMEKSASPPAAVLSSSLPMIMEDLHEPGGCITTEEQNRSNSTQHSQKAKQSPCAAELAEDLGDRMVSSKEMTSKDSVTGMVTCAVEVEDPNGVEDMQACKRWVSGFVQQVVNGLGKVGKEQHHGADGTEEMDAETGGSAVVGSSTGNQSGALQGATAPAEEGLLLEMCDSETNQQVPGKGALQSMPQTSPPPAEPKQWAKADVAPGSEHCMESAAVSDLQSLFDDDSTFSQLFPRDDQFVRRKCTRVYGKRSKKPKPTTEVNLQPSGAIDLFSMRLASDLSETSSFCVTREDTCDYETISVDDALMLNMCHSSKVKSGDAAPCGSNSIAPRLDHEKTDQRKEDIDLEDNMLTFLCQNSQDNVPSLNIWGSLEKEGESLSAEDMFEPLMDLEVERSLREVSSEPPNLAEEPYDDKANEDSGSPEFHTIDIEMLNAKLKMRDMCFYGSCEDLPGHGEDNAESFKPKPGQPSKHRSKQEDGKLGKNRSEMTIKTKDKQYKCKVCFQWFLTLGELDFHKLSHNPSPPPTCYMCVQRKFSSREQLRDHLKEKHAKNKAGLWACGMCLKEISDVWMYNEHLREHATQFARKGQAQKSVMGLPACFSEDNAAVTHFLNTI